From the genome of Cryptosporangium minutisporangium:
AGCCGGAACAGCAGCAGGAACGGCAGGCTGAACGCGGCGTAGGGGAGCCACCAGACGTCGGGCAGCACCCGGCCGAAGTGCGCTGCCTCGGGGACGCAGCCGTTCGAGACGCACGGCGAGTAGAACGGCGTCAGGTAGTGGTAGTCGGCCACCCAGTAGAAGTCCTGCATGAACGACCTGGTGACCGCGTAGGCCAGCCAGGCGACCAGGCCGAGCACGGTGAGCAGCGGCGCCAGCCACCATCGGTCGGTCCGGAGCGTGCGGACACCGATCTTGGCGCGCGCTCGGGCCTGATCACCAGGAGGGGCTGTTCCACTGGCTGGGGAAGCTGGGGGTATGGGGGGTGCACTCATGCCTGGGGTGGCTCTCCTGTGCGGGGATCATGGGTGTGCCCGGGCCGAGGGTCGGCCCGGGCGGGGGAACCGCGTATTCGGGATGTTCAGCTGTGCCTACCGCGGCCGCCGAGGCCCTCGTCGTCGCAGTCGCGCCAGAGGTCAGGCGGGTACGGCGTATCGGAGACGTAGTGCAGGCGCCGCTCGCTGTCGTCCGCAGCGGGGGCGGGAGGCAGGTCGCCGATCTCGTCGAGGTCCTCGATCAAGCGGCGGACGTCGCTCACCAGTCGGCGGACGCCGAGCGTCTCGGTGTGGTGGGCCTTGAGGTGGCCGACCGCCCGTTCGAGCTCGACCAACGCGCGCCGGACCTGGGCGAGGTCCGGGTCGAGTTGAGTCGACCCTCCTCCGGCCGATTGGCCCGCTCCGCGTTCACGCACCGACATCGTGACCACCTCCGTGGCGCCTCGGCGCGCAGCCCGACGTAGCGGGCGTCCAGCAGCCCACTCGGCGTCGACAGCGCGTCGACCCTACGTACGCGCAGTCTGCCGTGATCCATGCCACACGGGAAGCGTTTGGGCCAAACCGGCGTGCCGCGGATCGGGCTGAATCGTGCCGAGTCCGTTGTCGGCGCGTTATCGGCCCGGCTCGATCGGTGACCCGGAGGTCGGCTCCGGTACTGAGATCTACGTCTCCGGGATCCACGTCGCCGGGATCGGGATCGACGTCTCCGGCGATCAGGTCTCGACGCAGGCGTCGATCTCCGCGGCGAGCTGCAGATCCTTCGCCGTGACGCCGCCTGCGGAGTGGGTCACGAGCGCGAACGTGACCTTCCGCCAGCGGATATCGATGTCCGGGTGGTGGTCGCGCTGCTCGGCGACGACCGCGATCCGGTCGACGAGCGCGATCGCGGCCGGAAAGCTCGCCGCCTCCACCGTCCGCCGAATCCCGCTGGTGTCACCGCTCCACTCGGGCAACTCCGTCAGCCCCGCGGTGATTTCGTCCGCACTGAGGGTCATGTCAGCCATGGTCCGACCGTGGACCTCCCACGCGCGGCGGGCAACCCCTGGTCAGGGTTTCCGTTCCCTCGGTCCGGACGTCGGGCAGCCGAACAGCGTCGTCGGGGCGGCACTGCGGCGCCCCGTAGAATGAACGGTGGCCCGGTGTCAATGAGTCGCGGGCGCAACCAATGCAACCGAGGAGCGACCTCGCCATGCCCGCCCACTCCGACGACACGGTGCTCTCCCGCCGCGACGACCTGCGCAACGTCGCGATCGTCGCGCACGTCGACCACGGCAAGACGACCTTGGTCGACGCCATGCTCTGGCAGTCCGGCGCGTTCAGCGCCCACCAGAAGGAGCAGGGCGACGTCGACGACCGCGTCATGGACTCGATGGACCTCGAGCGCGAGAAGGGCATCACGATTCTCGCGAAGAACACCGCGGTGAAGTACGGCGAAACCACGATCAACATCATCGATACCCCGGGCCACGCCGACTTCGGTGGCGAGGTCGAGCGCGGTCTTTCGATGGTCGACGGCGTGCTGCTGCTCGTCGACGCCAGCGAGGGCCCACTCCCGCAGACCCGATTCGTGCTCCGCAAGGCACTCGAGTCCAAGCTGCCGGTGATCCTGGTGGTGAACAAGGTCGACCGTCCGGACTCCCGGATCGCCGAGGTCGTCGACGAGGCCTACGAGCTGTTCCTCGACCTCGACGCGGACGAGCACCAGATCGAGTTCCCGATCGTGTACGCCAGCGCGAAGGCCGGCCGGGCTTCCATGGAACGTCCGGCCAACGCGAGCCTGCCGGACGCCGAGGACCTCAAGCCACTGTTCGACGCGATCCTGGAGACGATTCCGGCGCCGCGGTACGACCCGAACGTCCCGCTGCAGGCACACGTCACCAACCTCGACGCGTCGCCGTACCTCGGCCGCCTGGCCCTGTGCCGCGTACATAACGGGACGATAAAGAAGGGCCAGCAGGCGGCCTGGTGCCGCGCCGACGGGTCGATCGAGCGGGTCAAGATCACCGAGCTGCTGATGACCGACGCGCTGGAGCGGCGTCCGGTCGAGTCGGCGGGGCCCGGTGACATCATCGCGATCGCCGGAATCCCGGAGATCACGATCGGTGAGACGCTCGCCGACCCGGACGACCCCCGGCCGCTGCCGGTGATCACCGTCGACGAGCCGAGCATCTCGATGACGATCGGTATCAACACCTCCCCGCTGGCCGGCGAGAGCGGCAAGAAGCTCACCGCGCGGCTGGTGAAGAGCCGGCTGGATGCGGAGCTCGTCGGCAACGTGAGTATCCGCGTGCTGAGCACCGAGCGGCCCGACACCTGGGAGGTGCAGGGCCGTGGTGAGCTGCAGCTCGCGGTGCTGGTCGAGATCATGCGCCGGGAGGGCTTCGAGCTCACCGTCGGCAAGCCCCAGGTCGTCACCAGGGAGATCGACGGCAAGGTGCACGAGCCGATGGAGCGGCTGACCATCGACATCCCGGAGGACTACCTCGGGGTGGTGACGCAGCTGATGGCCCTGCGCAAGGGCCGGATGGAGCAGATGGTCAACCACGGCACCGGCTGGGTGCGGATGGAGTACCTCGTGCCGGCGCGTGGCCTGATCGGCTTCCGTACCGAGTTCCTCACCGACACCCGGGGCACCGGCCTGCTGCACCACGTCTTCGAGAAGTACGAGCCGTGGCACGGTGAGCTGCGGACGCGTCCCACGGGTTCGCTGGTCGCCGACCGGCGCGGGCCGACCACCGGCTTCGCGCTCGCCAACCTGCAGGAACGCGGCACGATGTTCGTCGGGCCCGGCACCGAGGTCTACGAGGGAATG
Proteins encoded in this window:
- a CDS encoding 4a-hydroxytetrahydrobiopterin dehydratase, whose translation is MADMTLSADEITAGLTELPEWSGDTSGIRRTVEAASFPAAIALVDRIAVVAEQRDHHPDIDIRWRKVTFALVTHSAGGVTAKDLQLAAEIDACVET
- the typA gene encoding translational GTPase TypA, which codes for MPAHSDDTVLSRRDDLRNVAIVAHVDHGKTTLVDAMLWQSGAFSAHQKEQGDVDDRVMDSMDLEREKGITILAKNTAVKYGETTINIIDTPGHADFGGEVERGLSMVDGVLLLVDASEGPLPQTRFVLRKALESKLPVILVVNKVDRPDSRIAEVVDEAYELFLDLDADEHQIEFPIVYASAKAGRASMERPANASLPDAEDLKPLFDAILETIPAPRYDPNVPLQAHVTNLDASPYLGRLALCRVHNGTIKKGQQAAWCRADGSIERVKITELLMTDALERRPVESAGPGDIIAIAGIPEITIGETLADPDDPRPLPVITVDEPSISMTIGINTSPLAGESGKKLTARLVKSRLDAELVGNVSIRVLSTERPDTWEVQGRGELQLAVLVEIMRREGFELTVGKPQVVTREIDGKVHEPMERLTIDIPEDYLGVVTQLMALRKGRMEQMVNHGTGWVRMEYLVPARGLIGFRTEFLTDTRGTGLLHHVFEKYEPWHGELRTRPTGSLVADRRGPTTGFALANLQERGTMFVGPGTEVYEGMIVGENSRADDMDVNPTKEKKLTNMRQSSGDVLVPLIPHRQMSMEQALEFCREDECIEVTPATVRIRKVVLSAHEREKTRGRRKWANPPA